From Mercenaria mercenaria strain notata chromosome 17, MADL_Memer_1, whole genome shotgun sequence, the proteins below share one genomic window:
- the LOC123536558 gene encoding DNA damage-regulated autophagy modulator protein 2-like isoform X1, which translates to MLETRHHWLPIILTVYLPLSFVITYSIAVGNKHVEPGFPYISDTGTRSPESCVFGQLLNIGAVLAGIIIYTRYRQSLYHFENSARKYLLHLNTAAFITGLLTIFGVSLVGNFQETNILVVHLLGAFLAFAVGFVYMILQTIISCKSVSFKIPGNSLFIRRLRIALCVADLVLLILLSIMTLVAGSKGPGEGIEVYDWTASHPGYAEHLVATISEWLVAFITVIYFATFYKEFKQFRMKPPEVIYYNEQPRTEIAGSANETTRISTGHSMYYTTGLTG; encoded by the exons aTACTCAATAGCCGTTGGGAACAAACATGTTGAGCCCGGCTTCCCATATATCAGTGATACTGGAACCAGATCTCCAGAAAGTTGTGTGTTCGGTCAGTTGCTCAACATTGGTGCTGTTTTAG CGGGCATTATAATTTACACAAGATATCGTCAAAGTCTGTACCATTTTGAGAACAgcgcaagaaaatatttattgcatttaAACACTGCCGCTTTCATTACTGGGCTCCTTACTATATTTGGTGTCAGCTTGGTCGGAAATTTCCAG gaaacaaatattttggtagTCCATCTACTTGGTGCTTTTTTGGCTTTTGCTGTGGGTTTTGTTTACATGATCCTGCAGACAATCATTTCATGCAAGTCGGTCTCTTTTAAAATTCCCGGAAATTCTCTTTTCATCAGAAGATTGCGGATTGCTTTATGTGTCGCTGATCTTGTGTTATTAATTCTCT TATCCATAATGACTCTTGTTGCCGGAAGTAAAGGTCCTGGAGAAGGCATAGAAGTTTATGATTGGACAGCTTCACATCCG GGATATGCGGAACACCTGGTTGCAACAATATCGGAATGGTTGGTAGCGTTCATCACAGTGATCTATTTTGCTACGTTCTACAAGGAATTCAAACAGTTCCGAATGAAACCACCGGAAGTCATCTATTATAACGAACAACCGAGAACAGAAATAGCT GGGTCTGCCAATGAAACAACGAGAATTTCAACCGGACACTCCATGTATTATACAACAGGTCTAACCGGATAA
- the LOC123536558 gene encoding DNA damage-regulated autophagy modulator protein 1-like isoform X2, producing the protein MLETRHHWLPIILTVYLPLSFVITYSIAVGNKHVEPGFPYISDTGTRSPESCVFGQLLNIGAVLAGIIIYTRYRQSLYHFENSARKYLLHLNTAAFITGLLTIFGVSLVGNFQETNILVVHLLGAFLAFAVGFVYMILQTIISCKSVSFKIPGNSLFIRRLRIALCVADLVLLILLGIAASVAKSKGPGAGKSKQHWSSDEPGYAEHLVATISEWLVAFITVIYFATFYKEFKQFRMKPPEVIYYNEQPRTEIAGSANETTRISTGHSMYYTTGLTG; encoded by the exons aTACTCAATAGCCGTTGGGAACAAACATGTTGAGCCCGGCTTCCCATATATCAGTGATACTGGAACCAGATCTCCAGAAAGTTGTGTGTTCGGTCAGTTGCTCAACATTGGTGCTGTTTTAG CGGGCATTATAATTTACACAAGATATCGTCAAAGTCTGTACCATTTTGAGAACAgcgcaagaaaatatttattgcatttaAACACTGCCGCTTTCATTACTGGGCTCCTTACTATATTTGGTGTCAGCTTGGTCGGAAATTTCCAG gaaacaaatattttggtagTCCATCTACTTGGTGCTTTTTTGGCTTTTGCTGTGGGTTTTGTTTACATGATCCTGCAGACAATCATTTCATGCAAGTCGGTCTCTTTTAAAATTCCCGGAAATTCTCTTTTCATCAGAAGATTGCGGATTGCTTTATGTGTCGCTGATCTTGTGTTATTAATTCTCT TGGGAATAGCGGCTAGTGTAGCCAAATCAAAGGGTCCTGGTGCTGGTAAATCCAAACAACACTGGTCCTCGGATGAACCT GGATATGCGGAACACCTGGTTGCAACAATATCGGAATGGTTGGTAGCGTTCATCACAGTGATCTATTTTGCTACGTTCTACAAGGAATTCAAACAGTTCCGAATGAAACCACCGGAAGTCATCTATTATAACGAACAACCGAGAACAGAAATAGCT GGGTCTGCCAATGAAACAACGAGAATTTCAACCGGACACTCCATGTATTATACAACAGGTCTAACCGGATAA
- the LOC123536558 gene encoding DNA damage-regulated autophagy modulator protein 2-like isoform X3 → MLETRHHWLPIILTVYLPLSFVITYSIAVGNKHVEPGFPYISDTGTRSPESCVFGQLLNIGAVLAGIIIYTRYRQSLYHFENSARKYLLHLNTAAFITGLLTIFGVSLVGNFQETNILVVHLLGAFLAFAVGFVYMILQTIISCKSVSFKIPGNSLFIRRLRIALCVADLVLLILLGIAASVAKSKGPGAGKSKQHWSSDEPVSLHYFRLTKKMYTILEGFLIRLNAANYEWEIRVERKNVKQVKCKK, encoded by the exons aTACTCAATAGCCGTTGGGAACAAACATGTTGAGCCCGGCTTCCCATATATCAGTGATACTGGAACCAGATCTCCAGAAAGTTGTGTGTTCGGTCAGTTGCTCAACATTGGTGCTGTTTTAG CGGGCATTATAATTTACACAAGATATCGTCAAAGTCTGTACCATTTTGAGAACAgcgcaagaaaatatttattgcatttaAACACTGCCGCTTTCATTACTGGGCTCCTTACTATATTTGGTGTCAGCTTGGTCGGAAATTTCCAG gaaacaaatattttggtagTCCATCTACTTGGTGCTTTTTTGGCTTTTGCTGTGGGTTTTGTTTACATGATCCTGCAGACAATCATTTCATGCAAGTCGGTCTCTTTTAAAATTCCCGGAAATTCTCTTTTCATCAGAAGATTGCGGATTGCTTTATGTGTCGCTGATCTTGTGTTATTAATTCTCT TGGGAATAGCGGCTAGTGTAGCCAAATCAAAGGGTCCTGGTGCTGGTAAATCCAAACAACACTGGTCCTCGGATGAACCTGTAAGTTTACACTACTTCCGGCTGACGAAGAAGATGTACACCATACTGG AAGGTTTTCTGATCAGATTAAATGCTGCAAATTATGAGTGGGAAATCAGAGTtgaaagaaagaatgtgaaacaGGTAAAATGTAAGAAGTAA